One genomic region from Saprospiraceae bacterium encodes:
- the ffh gene encoding signal recognition particle protein — MFESIHDNLDNAFKFLKGENKLTELNIADAIKEIRRALVAADVNYKIAKEFTDKVKDKAMGTENVLKSVKPGELMTKIVYDELTELMGGQSAGINIKGEPGVILVAGLQGSGKTTFCAKLANYLKSKKGKNPLLVACDVYRPAAIDQLSTLGEQINVPIFKEIENKNPIEIAQHAISFAKQNRHDVVIVDTAGRTTLDDVMMTEIQNIKVAINPTESLFVVDSMIGQDAVTTAAAFNDAINYDGVVLTKLDGDTRGGAALSIKYTVGKPIKFVSTGEKMDTLDVFYPDRMAQRILGMGDIVSLVEKAQEQFDEKEAKVLEKKIRKNKFDFNDFLQQINQIKKMGDLKNLVSMMPGVGKALKDVDINDNAFKKVESIIQSMTPQERANPEILNMNRKIRIGKGCGQSTMEITAFIKQFDQMKTMMQQMTSGKGMGNMMKQMQNMRGMN; from the coding sequence TAAGATAGCCAAGGAGTTTACAGACAAAGTCAAAGACAAGGCTATGGGCACAGAAAATGTGCTCAAATCCGTCAAGCCTGGCGAATTGATGACCAAAATCGTCTACGACGAGCTTACGGAGCTCATGGGAGGGCAAAGTGCCGGCATCAATATCAAAGGCGAGCCCGGCGTGATTTTGGTCGCAGGATTGCAAGGAAGTGGCAAGACCACTTTCTGTGCCAAGTTGGCCAATTATCTCAAAAGCAAAAAAGGCAAAAATCCACTGCTAGTGGCTTGTGATGTATACAGACCTGCGGCCATAGACCAACTCTCTACCCTGGGCGAACAAATCAATGTGCCTATCTTTAAAGAAATCGAAAACAAAAATCCGATCGAAATAGCGCAGCATGCTATCTCTTTTGCAAAACAAAACCGACATGATGTCGTCATCGTGGATACTGCTGGTCGTACCACCCTCGATGATGTGATGATGACTGAAATACAAAACATCAAAGTAGCTATCAATCCAACAGAATCGCTATTTGTCGTGGATTCGATGATAGGTCAGGACGCTGTGACCACTGCGGCAGCATTCAACGACGCCATTAATTATGATGGGGTCGTCCTCACCAAGTTGGACGGCGATACCCGAGGTGGTGCTGCCCTGTCTATAAAGTATACCGTAGGCAAACCAATCAAGTTTGTCTCCACCGGTGAAAAAATGGATACCCTCGATGTATTTTACCCGGATCGAATGGCACAGCGCATTCTTGGCATGGGTGATATCGTTTCCCTTGTCGAAAAAGCGCAGGAACAGTTTGATGAAAAAGAAGCTAAAGTCCTCGAGAAGAAAATCAGAAAAAACAAATTTGATTTCAATGATTTTCTACAACAAATAAATCAAATCAAAAAAATGGGTGACCTCAAAAACCTTGTTTCTATGATGCCTGGTGTCGGTAAAGCTTTGAAAGATGTGGATATCAATGACAATGCATTTAAAAAAGTAGAATCCATCATCCAATCAATGACTCCACAGGAACGTGCCAATCCCGAAATTTTGAATATGAATCGAAAAATCCGAATAGGCAAAGGGTGTGGCCAATCCACAATGGAAATAACTGCTTTCATTAAACAATTTGACCAAATGAAGACCATGATGCAACAAATGACATCAGGCAAAGGCATGGGCAATATGATGAAACAAATGCAGAATATGCGCGGCATGAATTAA